Sequence from the Fulvivirga ligni genome:
GCAATGGCGTTAGATCTTACACCTCTTGAGCCAAGCTCTAAAGCTACTGATTTAGTGAAACCGATAATACCTGCTTTACTAGCAGAATAGTTGGTCTGGCCGGCGTTACCCTTAATTCCTACTACAGAAGTCATGTTTATGATAGAACCACTTCTCTGCTTCATCATAGTTTTAGTAGCAGCTTTCACTGTGTTAAAACAAGACTTCAAGTTTATATTGATTACAGAATCCCAATCAGCTTCATTTATTCTAAGAAGCAAGTTATCTTTAGTAATACCTGCATTGTTCACAAGGATATCTAAAGATCCAAATTCTGCAACTACGTCGTTGATTAACTGCTCAGCAGCAGCAAAATCAGAAGCATCCGAGCGATAACCTTTGGCCTTAACACCTTTGTCAGCCAACTCTTT
This genomic interval carries:
- the fabG gene encoding 3-oxoacyl-[acyl-carrier-protein] reductase, encoding MKLLEGKTALVTGASKGIGRAIALKYAEQGANVAFTYLSSVEKGEALEKELADKGVKAKGYRSDASDFAAAEQLINDVVAEFGSLDILVNNAGITKDNLLLRINEADWDSVININLKSCFNTVKAATKTMMKQRSGSIINMTSVVGIKGNAGQTNYSASKAGIIGFTKSVALELGSRGVRSNAIAPGFIETEMTDKLDEKTVQGWRDAIPLKRGGTPEDVAEACVFLGSDMSSYISGQVLQVDGGMLT